Genomic DNA from Larus michahellis chromosome 3, bLarMic1.1, whole genome shotgun sequence:
tagttttaaaagtgcttttaaCTGACTCTCTGGATCTgagcctgcttttttttctttgcttttgcatgCTCAAACCCATAAAATTGTAGGAGTAAACTTTGTAGTTGTCTGTTTAGCTGCCTTTATTGCCCATGTAAATTTGGGATTTGGGACATGTGATAGTTTTACTCATTCAGAGTGACAAGCAGATGTCTTAAGATAGTGCTTGACAGTTTAACGTAAGCAGGATTACCTAAATCCTGTGCAgttctgctctccctgccttaGTGTCCTGATCGTTAAACGCTTCGTCTGATCTCTGCTTCTTCCAGACCCAAAGACCTTCTGCCCCAGAGCAAGCAAGTGAGCGCTAGGGAAATGTATTTTTGATTTAAAGTATAGGCTAATTAGCTTTGTGGGAAACCTTCTTCATCCTGTCTCATGAAATTAAAGCCATCCTGGACGTGGTTGATCATTCTTGATGCAGTGCCAGCTTGCTGGTGTGAACAATAGTGATGGTAAGTCCATAGGGCTGAGTTAGTCTTCTGCGACTGGggtgactttttaaaatgctgcagcagagtctcctcttttctttttctgttttgttttagcttcttttttGATGTTGTCCCTCTCCATGGCCAGGCCTGTTGTCCTAAAGCAACTGAGTTGTGTTGCAGAGTTGCTGCGTGAAGCTGGTCAGGTCTGTACTTGGGGAAGAAGAGGTCTTTGCAGTGAGATGCACAGCAGTCCTCTCGgagagcagttttcttttttttttttttttttttcccccccagcttATTCAAGTAATAAGTAATAACTTACAGATATAGATAGTATTTGCTATTATTTCCCAGCGTTTGCACCAAGACCagagtttttcttcctgttctgagCTGCACCTGCTGAAGGGACCTTTTCCTTTCCCGGGCCCATGGAACATGACTACTGAAACGTTCTGCTCTATGGAGCACCCTTATGCTTTCAGCCCAGTCTACTTTCCACCCTTCTTAAATCCTGTTTTACCTTTGTTCCTGGAGCAAGGCAGTGTTGCACCACATCTAGCCAAATACAATACTTCTGGCGTTTCACTAGCTGTTTATGCCTGTGCTTGCTGGCTTCGCTTTCCCCCTTTTTGTGCTGGTGCCTCTCGCTAAGTCTGGCTTTGTTTCAAACTCTGCTGTGCTGAAAGCAGCCCAGTGACTTGAGTTGATCCATCCATTTTGAAAAACAAGGATTGTGCAGAACAACCCCATTTGAAGAGTGGTACCGAAGCGTGCGAAACTTCAGCAGGATGCTTTCGTCACTTTAATACAGTGTGAAGGGTTGTGGAGAAACCTGTTGAGGATAAAAGCCATCAGAAACATAGCAGTGCGTTTGCAGCAAAACCTGCACGTGCCTCACTAttactgattttaatgaaatcagTTTGAGCAGAAGGCATTGTCCTGCAGTGgacaatttttaaatgaattaaaatgcctTTCACCTGCTCTGTTGGGAACATTCTAAATTTGAGCtgtaagtggatttttttcagctgttatGCCAAATGTTCTTCTTTTACCTCATGTTATTAGTAATTCCAGTAAAGAATCTGTGGAAACTTAAAGTTTAGTACATTTTCGTGGTGGAAACATAGTTGTTCCTGGGTGGTACTGCTGAATTCAGCTTCTGTTTGTGACATACATGAGTTTGataaaacatacatttaaaaaaaaattcacaggagTTCTTCAGGAAATactgctttgtgattttttttttttttttttttttttttcccctgtcttgaATTAGGCGATCTGTATCAGCACTAAGGAAATTATATGGAATTAGAAATATGTACAAAGATAAAACTGAAGTTGTattccaaactaaaaaaaattgaGCTCTGATCATATTGGAAATGGGGAATTATTAAGTTTAATGTAATCGTGTACGTGAACTTGCAACTTTTGCTATTTCAACTTTTTGATCTAGCTGCATTAGTTTATCATGTCTCCATGGGCCTGTTTTCATACGATCTCAAATATGTAAATCCACTTTTAGATTTGTAATTTTGGAAATTGCTACAAACATAGTGGAATATGTGTATCAACTCCCAGTGTTTCTGAGAGCCTGTTGGCTTCACATATTTGTCATGTCTACTTTGAGGTGTCTTTAGCCTCTTTTTCCAACATCCCTTGAACTTGGTGACAAAAATCATGTGGTCTTTTTGGTTTCTTCGTAATGTGAGAAGAtgttagatattaaaaaaattaatgtttcttttttcataggTTTCTTGAGTAGTGAGAGCAACAAATCAATTTTTTGTTTGCCGAAAATATTAGTAAAGAACAAAAATTCACGTAGGGAACAAATTTCAGCTGGTAAGACAAATTTTTATAAAAAGACCTTTCAAAGTAATGTATCTGCCATTCGATAAACCTGAAATACAGCTCAAAATACAAGAGTCCTTTGGAAAGGTGTCTCTCACAAAATCAACCttttgaagagaggaaaaaatacaggagaaaactAATCCAATAACCACCACCCcttcatttttcttacattttatttttaaaagattgtgTCATTCTTAGTTTCTGAGGAGAGCAGAGATCTTCTGAAAAATGACTGCTACAGTATTTATGTTGGGGCAAAGTTACTGCTTGGCTAAGTTTCAGCAGTATAGAAAGCGGGGAAAACAGGTTGGTGGGAAAGATTGGTTTCTTTGTGggctgtttgttgttgttttccccaGGTCTGTGCAGTCAATCATCTTTAGCTAATAAATCCTTTTGGCAGATTTGGCACTGCAGTTCTGTTATGCGAGTTTAGCAGAATTCTGcagtgtttattttgtatttcaatgTGAATGCCATTTTCTCTTGAATGAGTCATGATTTACTGAAAGAATAAGTGTGGGGCAGCCTGCGTAAGGATTGCAAAGTCAGTTTTTTCTGCTGTCACACCTGAGTTGCATCAGGGTCTGCTCTTTACGGGAAACTACCTCTCCACCAGGGCAGTGAGTGCTCAGCGTTAAGAAAGCTCGCTGCCTAACCTTTGTTGCGAGCCTTTGCAGGGTGGTGATGGGCTGTCTGGGTATTTCACTGCTGTAACTTATTTTCGCATCCTTCTAGGACTTTGGCTTATTGCCAATGGGTGGAAAATCTTCACGAGACACAAAAGATGGTTTCACTTTTTGGCCCCTTCAGTGACTTGTTGAAGTGGATCCTCTGCCATCTGACCAAAGGGATCGTGAAGCGGGAGATGTACGGCCATGGCATTGGCCGCTTCTCAGAGGAGGAGATGTACAAGCTGATGGAGAAGGACATGCGGACTCTAGCAAGCCTCCTGGGTAAAGTACAGCGAGTCCCGCGCATTCTGTTTGATCACAGCCTGCTGTCCACAGGATGAAATTGATGGCGACTGCTTCCTGGCAGCTTGGTTGTGTACACAAATAATCTCATTTTGTCAGTAGGTAGAGTCTGCACTGCTGCTGTCACccttgctctggcagggacagtgcttttttcccctgctgtttgtTACCAAATTCTGTCTCTAGAGGGCTAAGTGGCTTTCTTCTCTGTGCACCTGGTATGTGTGTCTAGAGGAGCAGAACGTGATGCCATTTTGGAAGAGCATTTTGCTATGTGAATTTAGGAAAATGTAGTGTTTAGTTCTGGAAATGAAACCTCTTAtttatattttgggggggggtgtctcttttttttttcatggaacttATGGCTGTTTCATGGattgttcatagaatcatgggaTTGGAAggggagatcatctagtgcaacccccctgccagagcagggtcaccttaaagcaggttgcacaggaacgcgtccaggcgtgttttgaatgtctccagagacggaggctccaccacctAGGCTGCCTAGCCTAGGAGACAcagaatgtctccagagacggaggctccaccacctAGGCTGCCTAGCCTAGGAGACAgagaatgtctccagagacggaggctccaccacctAGGCAGTTATGAGGCAGCCACTTGGAAAGACTTTGCAGATGTTATTTTGATGAGCTAGGCTTTGTTGTATTTGGTTGGTGTTAGCAGCTTTATTCAAAGCTGCTAGTAGGAGATGAGTCTGTGTTGTCAAAATGGGTGGGTTTAGGCTTCTTGGTTGTCATGGGTGGATCCCATAGGGTTAGTCTTAAGGTTGACCTTAAGACTATTCCAGCTATTCCTTAGCTGGAACCATGTGAGCCTTATTTCTGTTGTGTAGCTCAGGCCAAAATCTGCACCAGAGCCGTCTACGCTGTGCTGCTTGCCTCTTGCACAAGGAACCAAGGGAGATGGTACCTGTGTGGCAGCTTTGTTCCCTATTGTGATCGCTTTAAAGAGGTGGCtgagaggagggcaggagggataCCTCCCTGCTCTGTGCTCCAGAGGGAGGACATATCGCACATCCTCTGAATAAATAGGTGTGGAGTGGATGGAGGGAGCGAAGTGAGAAGAGCCCAGCAGAAGGTAGAAACTGAGTGCTTGctcagaaagggaagggagatgCTTCTGGGCTTCCAGGGTGTTTTGGAAAGGCAGATGTTTGTAGACCTAGACTCTGTAgagttttctgtgattttgttttctgaaacaaaccTGCTGAATTGCTGGATTGGGATCAAGGTAGAAAAAAGACATGCGATGCATGGGCAAAGTTGACAAGGCAGGGATTTGGTGACAGCTTCTCTTGTGTCAATGCTTTCTCATGCTGCATTTGGTTTGTTAACAAAAAAAGttacctgttctagtgcctcttCAAAGAAAACCTAACTTTGGAGCTTAAGAGGTCCCTTTTCTTTCTGGGGGACGAAGGGAGGGAGCAGATCATTTAGAAGAGGAGACCTGGGCACGtctgcagagctgtggccagCTCCAAGTGCCCTCAGCTGTGGGAATGCCGTTGCCTTAGCTTTGAGGTTGACACAGGATGGCTCCACGTATGTCACAGAGTGGAATGGGGTTGGTACAGGTGATGGAGCAAGTTCAACCTATGACTTGGGAGCTCAGCAGAACCCCCTTATTCTGTCTAGGCAGCACTGgcaggctgaagggagcagcagtggatgtgtCCATGCTGAAGTCATCCCTGTCTGCCAAGAATAGACGTAACCttcaagagaaaactgaaatgtgTTCCCGAGTACCTGTAAAAGtcttttggtttccttttttgaAGTCTGCATCATTCTGTCTCTGGAGTCTCTGCTGACACTCAGATTTGTCAAGTATTTTTCATCTTCCCCTCTGAAACGGATGTCAGATTAGTCCGTGTGCAGTTATGTGAATCATTATATTTGCCCTTTTGATTATTGGTGCATTTGTCTACTTTTCTATAATTGCCTTGATTTTTCATTAATACCAGCATGGTGACGTTTTCTCCAGCCAGCTGTTTATGGTTGGGTCTGGTAACTGTGGTCTCCAAGTGGTATCCTGGGactggggacaggaggtgggaTGAGGACTTCCAGCCTGACTGGAGACCCTCCAGTTTcgcagggggaaggagaaggtggtCAGTTAGTCTGTTGCCTGCACAGCAATCTTCTCCTTCACGTATATGTGCCTGCATATTTTCCCTTAAGAGGAGGCAGTTGGGATTTTGGCTGTTAATTAGAGGGCAATTTTAAGAGCTTAAAAAGCATGTCTATCATGCAGAATAGCTGCACATACCAAACTATAGCTGTCAGTCATCAGGTATATCAGATTAATTGAATGCTCCCCATTTTTTAACAGAGCCATTCACGTGGGAACAAGAATGCCTTTTAAATTCCAAGAGCTGCTTCCAGAGAATGATAACTTGGCATCTGTCAGGTCTTGTGACACTCATATTGACATTCCCAGTCACAtcttgggtgctttttttttctttttcatttctgagaatcatttttcctttttccatgtaCCTGTTTCCCTAGCAGACTCCTCCAGATCTCTTATAAACGTGGAAAGTGGAATGTGGAATCCTGTGATGGATCATTCTGCCCTGTTGGTATCATCTTGCTCTTTGTCCTGCAGTCCTTGAACCACGAATATAACTTCCTTGTGTTGTAGTAGTTTCCTGCTACCTGGTAGTCGTGTTAAGGAAGTGGAGGGAACTGGGCATATGAGCtagcaatatataaaaatatatgttttggtaattatttaaaagatgcaaGTGAGTGAGCAGTGCCCATAAATCTGTTGGTGCTCTCTCAGCTGTCTACCTGCTTCAGGCTTTTGGGTAAATGGGTATTTTTGAGCAGGGAgttgcagggcagcagctgcctgaacaggcttttgaaaagcatttgctgTTTTGTGGAGGGCAGGGGCACtcagagctgaaacacagaggTGGGACTAACCTGAACGCAAGCCTCTAATGCTAACTGTAatgccctgcagcagcctgcgtGGGCTGTACGTGCTGCTGTGGAAGGCTGCAGGTCTCTTGTTGGCCCTGTGTATCGTAGATCTGTCTCATGCTGGGGTTTCTCAACCCCGTGCTGAAGTAGCTGCTTTTTAATTCTCTGGTGGGTGCATTTGTAAATAGTGGAGCTGTGTGCTCTCAAATCCCCAGGCAGTACAAATTTGACCCAAGTCTGGTGTGACCAGGTGATTGCATTTCTGCTGGATTAGGCAGGGGATCGGGGCAGGGGATCGGGGCAGGGGATCGGGGTGTTTGAGATTATTAGCACTATGGCAGCCTCGATGTGACAGGCGCTGTGTAATCTGGCATAAAACTAGACACTGAGAGATGATACCTGGTCTGTCAGAAAGTCTTCTGGAAAATTGTTGTACTGGGAAGTTTTGGGAATGGATTGGAACCGGTAGGAGGAAATGTGCATGGAGGCTGTGTTACGCAGTGCAGGGTGACCTAAAACCAGATTTACAGTATTGTGGAACCACAGCTCTATTTCTTCCGCTTCCCCTCTGTTTCCATGCACCTGAGGGTCTACGTGTTGTGTCTGGGGAGCCGCTTGGCTTGCAAAAGAGTGGGGTGGTTTAGCCCTCACTCACTGCCTGCCCTAGTTCTAGCAAGACGGAAACAGCAGTATTAACTTCCCAGCACAACATCGTTATGGATTGAATCCCAGACCTGGTTGTACGGTGCTAAATTCTAGTGTTGGCATATAACTGTGGTTTGGGGACCAATTTTTGAGCTGTGTTTGAGATCGATGAATGCTAGGCGTCACATAAGTACTGAAAAGACACAACATTTACCCTCTACGTAGTTTTCAAACAATAGATTGATGGAGCCatgagagagctggggagagTTAACTCCATGTTAAAATTACACCCGACAGGCTGGAGGAGGTTATTGTTACTGGTTATTCCTGAGCGCTGCTTTGCTACACTGTATAGTACAGGGAGATGTCAGCGTTCGTTGTACGGTACTCTGGAATTTGATGCATTTTATTGCTGGACAGTTTTTCTAAACTCACTCAATAACCCTAACATTTAATAACCTGCTGAATTACAGGCAGCTTATATTGGGCAGGGGAAGAATGTCCTGGGGAGACAGGATAACTGGATTTGGAGAATTCAATTACGTACCACTTTCACAGAGTTTATAGCACTTTGGGCCAAGGCAGGGACTGTGCAACCATCTAACGTGATCTCTGAAATACTGCATGTTTTACCTGCGTGCCGTATGTGTCGTCTTTGCTCCAAGTTTCTGCTGTATGTTTCTTTGCAAATGGTGGCTTTGAAACATGATTTTCTTCCCTATCTTAGGTAGTTTTCCATCTGTTTGTGCTGTGGTGGCCACTTAGGACCATCATGGCATTGGGATGCCCAGAGAGGTAAGCAGAATAGCTGTGTGGAGTGGACACGTCCTTCCTCTGACCCAGGCCAGTCCTAAGCAACTTGCGTGCCTGATGTAGCTCTGTTTGGTCTCTGCGAAGTAGAAACCAGTGTTTGTGTTGGGGACACTGTGCTGGTGGTGTGTGAGAGGAGATGTTCACTCCTGTCTATGGCTGTGTCCTCCTCCTGGATCTGTACGCACGAGAGATACAGGGTGATTAGCTTCTTTCAGCAAGTGCATTCTTGATTTCAAACCGTGGTTGAACGATTGTGGGTTTGCACCAAAGGAGAAAATCATGCTTTCAGgcacctgctggctgcagagatTTTATATGCAGCAGAACTAGTGCAGTGTGTGCGTGCTGCCAGCTGTGATGAGCGGAGGAGGTTATTTGGCCAGTGGTAGCTCTGTAATTGGCCTAGTTACAGAAGTGATGAGCAGAGGGGAAGCTGCAGTAATGGATTTCACCTGCTGAACCCTAGCAACAGCTTTGAACCATATTCAACATTGAATTGTCTTTGAACCAGTGCACATTTTCAGCTAAgtgatttcagagaaaaaaaaaaataatgctaaagaTGTAaccagggaattttttttttttttaactggggagAGGTGTCATCCAGGTAagaaatgtttgctgttgtttttacagGTGACAAGAAGTACATTATGGGACCAACCGTTTCCACTGTTGATGCCACTGTCTTTGGGCATCTGGCACAGGCAATGTGGACACTCCCAGGGACTAGACCAGAGAGACTGATCAAAGGTAAGAAAGCTTAAGTTTTTCATCTCTGATGAAAAACTCCTGGTGACATTTGCCATGTTTAAACTTGGAGCACCTTGTAAGGACCCGCAGCATTTCAGCTATTTGAAGACTGCAGCAGCACTTCAGCTGCGTCGCAGGCTGTTCTTGCCTTTGATGTAGCATTTGTACCCTGTaatgttattttctcttaaaattcttgtttgttttctctttaatgttCTACATGGTAATTGTTTCTATTCCTGTGCTTGATCTTTTCCTTGTTTAACATAGCAGAGACTGAATGCCTCTAAAGAATGAATGCTGGGTAAAGTATGAGAAGACAGAAGCACGGCCATGAGCCAAATTCTGCTGAGCTGAGTAGTTTCATTGAACTGCAAGTGCTATTGTCCCACTGAAATTACAGCCTTTGCTGTTATTGACGATGTTGGTCAAGGAAAAAGTCTAGCCTGGCTTTGGAGTCACTGTGCTTTCGCATGAATTGGAAACATACCCCTCCCCTCCACacggttttttctctttttttcttgtggggTGGTATCGGCGTGGGAAAGTATCTTTGCATCcctcttcaaaataaaaccagacacaGTATGAAAAATGGGAAGAGCTAAGGAGGAAAAGGATGTGAAATAGGTGTAAAAGGAATAAATCCAACCTGTAGATCTGCTCTGTGCAAGGGAGAGGTATTAAAGCAACAGTTAGGAGGCATAGACTCGCTCATTATTAAaactttgaggggaaaaaaaatacttgaggACGTAAGTATTGTCTATACAGCTCTTCCCCTTATTGTCTGGGGAATCACAGATACAATTCTGAAGGGTCCATGGCTTTCAAGAAGGAATACAATGTTTGTTGAACTAGTTtgtctgtaaagaaaataaatagatggTAATAGGTGCAAATACCCAAGCAGTATGGATGATTCTCTGTACCCATCCAGCTGCTCATGCTATTGTGAGTGCAGTTTTCACAGACATTCCCTTTAATATGctgttatttctttgttctttgaagttttctgtaatttcttctctAAGCGTACATGTATGTATAAACATAAGGCATAAGCTACTAAGGCTAGGAACATCAACGGTGAGCCGGAGACTGTATAAAAACTTCAGAATGTGAATTTATCTTGCAGACAACGCTGCCATCTGGTGGTAGAAAAGCTAAATTCACCGTATTTTAGTAAGTGTATATATAGGATCGAATTCTGTCTTTAGAAACGAGGCTTCTGCAAAATAAGCAAGGATTTGACTATGAAAAACTTACAGTATTAATatcttgttttgatttatttctatAGAGGTTGAATTTGGGATAGCTATTTTGCTACATGCATTTATGTTCATTCCAGTGTGACCCTTCTTGTGTGTAGGTTAATAACGTGTGTTTTAAGTTACCTGAAAGTTAGAAACAGAGTCCCTAAGAGGAATGGTGGGATCTTGGAATTTTGAAACGTCTTTGGAAAGAACCTTCACAAATTGTTTCCCAACAGTGGTAATGTGTTTCTGCGTCAGCAAGTGAGTTAAAGCATCATTGACTGGATGTATTTACTGGTGTTTCTTGTGCTGTGTTGCAGGTGAACTGATTAACCTTGCTATGTATTGTGAAAGAATAAGGAGGAAATTTTGGCCAGAATGGCACCATGATGATGATAACACTCTGTACGAATCTGAGGAAAGCAGTGAAGCAAGCAAGACTTACTCCCCTTTGCAGGACTTCAGTTTTTATTCAAGGACAGAAACATTTGATGAGGAAGGGAACAGTATTTCTCAAACCCCTGACACAGATTACACTGGACATTCCCTCTTTGACTCGGATGTGGACATGGATGACTACAGAGATCATGAACAATGCAAGTGATGCGTACAAGCATCTCCCATTTTGCAGACAAGCTGTTTCTTGGGATCAGtgtgatttattttctcctccagGTCAGGAAGAGGTTTATACCACTTTGGAAGAGACCATTGTGCTTGACTCAGCTGTCATGTGCTACCCGGACTATTTCAACCTTAATTCATTTTGTGTAAGTTTTCAGGTGGAACCAAGGtaaacagttatttaaaacaCACATGGGCAAACTGAAGGTCCAGAGGGCAACAGGACCTTTCAGTCTACGTTTTTGTTCGCACTCAAAACCAGATTCTGCAACCAGGTGGGACAGACCTCCAGGAAGTGGAGCATTTATCAGAGCTGTTTTGTGTTGATATCTTATCTTTACAGGAATGGGTCAAGGACAAAGATGGAAGAGGCATGATTGGCACATCTTTCTCCCAAGGAAGAAAATGATTGATGCTGTATTGATTTGGctgaggtgtttgttttttttttttggaggggatgtgggggggattTTATTTGATAGCTACCCACGCTCTGGGTGCACATGCTACTTACAGTGTTTGCAGGAAGGAACTGCTCACAGTtcaaggaaggcaggagggaaaaaaatatttctacaaaaaGGAGCTTTTTAgtatttcttgttctttgtaAAATGTGGAAATCGCTActccagaatatttttattcagaaggGAAATGTGAGTTTTAATGAATAACCTCCCAAACACTCATCTGGAATGTGTGTCGGccagatttcttctgtgttttcaaattaGTATTATGTTTTAGTTCCTGCCACTGGCTGTTGTCTGCTATTGATAGGCAAGGCTAAAGAATTGGGATGTGTTACTAAAAGTCCGGTGTGCCTCAGCAGTGGGTGCCCTGTGTTCTTTACCAACAGACACGTCAAACCTATGAAGCTTGCAAAgcgattttggggtgtttttagaCATGGGATGCTGTGTAAATGTAAGGTGTTGGCCCAGGCTTAGGAAGGTGCCTCAGAGGGTGCTGGGCACTGTGCTGGGTCACAGTGCACAATCCCTGAAGCCGGTGCAAAGGAGGCAGTTGAGATAGGGCAGCTGCCTCAGCACTGCTGTCTGTGGGGATTTCCTGGTGCTGAAAGCATGACCAGAATTGATTTTTAAGGTGCCTTTGCTAGCACATTTGTAAATCTGGAACCCCAAATGCAGAATGATTGCACAGGTGCTGACATGCCTTGTGTTCGTGTCTCCCTAAATGCAGGTTAGGCGAGAATGAATCCATTGGATTTACTTACCTGTTTGAAGGTAAGCAGTGTTGCTTGGCCATGACTAGTTGGTTTTAAGTAGAGATAAAGCATATAGAACTCAGAGACAGCTGTGGTATTTGTAAACATGTATAAAATTGGGTATTTGCCTGCAGACTTTGGTAGTG
This window encodes:
- the FAXC gene encoding failed axon connections homolog is translated as MLWGVGLAAPRSCVADLSRNRSLSLGWCGGPEEPPPAFYGGGEIVAFPLAGGGAGGTMAALGTDSWWKKTLYLTGGALLAAAAYLLHELLAIRKEQELDSKDAIILHQFSRPTNGVPSLSPFCLKMETYLRMADLPYQNYFDGKLSPQGKMPWIEYNHKKVSGTEFIIDFLEEKLGVNLNKHLGPHERAVSRAVTKMVEEHFYWTLAYCQWVENLHETQKMVSLFGPFSDLLKWILCHLTKGIVKREMYGHGIGRFSEEEMYKLMEKDMRTLASLLGDKKYIMGPTVSTVDATVFGHLAQAMWTLPGTRPERLIKGELINLAMYCERIRRKFWPEWHHDDDNTLYESEESSEASKTYSPLQDFSFYSRTETFDEEGNSISQTPDTDYTGHSLFDSDVDMDDYRDHEQCK